In the genome of Dasypus novemcinctus isolate mDasNov1 chromosome 30, mDasNov1.1.hap2, whole genome shotgun sequence, one region contains:
- the LOC105746809 gene encoding olfactory receptor 7A17-like — METENQTCVLEFVLLGLSEDTAVQPLLFGLFLLMYLVTFTGNLLIILAIISDSHLHTPMYFFLSNLSFTDICFTSTTVPKMLLNIQTERKTITFENCLSQMFLFTLFGLLDNALLTVMAYDRFVAICHPLHYMVIMNPRLCGLLLLASWLLSALYSLSQCLMVLRLSFCTELEIPHFFCELNQVLQLACSDTFLNDVVMYFASGLLGVIPLTGILFSYSKIISSILRIATAEGKYKAFSNCGSHLLVVTLFYGTVLGVYLSSTAYQNSRTYAIASVMYVVVIPMLNPFIYSLRNKDIQQAFKRLRNILSIKGFLTQV, encoded by the coding sequence atggaaacagaaaaccaaacatgtgTCTTAGAATTTGtactcctggggctctcagaagatACGGCCgtgcagcccctcctctttggaCTGTTCCTGTTgatgtacctggtcaccttcacagggaacctgctcatcatcctggccatcatctcagactcccacctccacacacccatgtacttcttcctctctaacctgtcttttacagatatctgttttacctccaccactgtcccaaagatgctgctgaacattcagacagaaagaaaaaccaTAACTTTTGAAAACTGCCTCAGCCAGATGTTTTTGTTCACACTTTTTGGACTATTAGATAATGCCCTCTTgactgtgatggcctatgaccgcttcgtggccatctgccaccccctGCACTATatggtcatcatgaacccccggctctgtggcctcctgctactggcatcctggttattgagtgctTTGTATTCCCTTTCACAATGCTTAATGGTTTTgcgattgtctttttgtacagaattggaaatcccccactttttttgtgaacttaatcaggtactccaacttgcttgttctgacacctttcTAAATGACGTGGTGATGTATTTTGCGTCTGGACTTCTGGGTGTTATTCCACTCACTgggatccttttctcttactctaagatTATATCTTCCATTTTGAGAATTGCAACAGCTGAGGGCAAGTATAAAGCATTCTCTAATTGTGGGTCTCACCTCTTAGtcgtgaccttgttttatggtacagttcttggagtgtatcttagctctacTGCTTATCAAAACTCAAGGACATATGCAATAGCTTCAGTGATGTACGTGGTGGTCATTCCTATGCTGAACCCCTTTATCTACAGCCTTAGAAATAAGGACATACAGCAGGCCTTTAAAAGGCTGAGAAACATTCTCTCTATAAAGGGATTCTTGACTCAGGTTTAG